In one Misgurnus anguillicaudatus chromosome 1, ASM2758022v2, whole genome shotgun sequence genomic region, the following are encoded:
- the kcnj8 gene encoding ATP-sensitive inward rectifier potassium channel 8: MLPRKSIIPEEYSVPALASRIHRKPVFRDRVNKARFIAKSGACNLAHKNIREQGRFLQDVFTTLVDLKWRFTLVIFTMTFLCSWLLFAMLWWLVAFGHGDLDKNRTGREQCVTNVNSFTSAFLFSIEVQVTIGFGGRMITEECTLAITLLILQNIGGLIINAIMLGCIFMKTAQSHRRAETLIFSRQAVIAVRNNRLCFMIRVGDLRKSMIINAVVRLQVVRKTTTPEGEVIPIHQIDVQTESAVASNNIFLLAPLIICHVIDKDSPLYDLSAMELPCSDLEVIVILEGVVETTGITTQARTSYVAEEILWGQRFVPIVTEEEGVYSVDYSKFGNTVKVATPPCSARELDEKPSILIQTLQKSELSHQNSLRKRNSMRRNNSIRKNNTMRRNNSGLSVPKVQFLTPEGGPSIVT, encoded by the exons ATGCTGCCACGTAAAAGTATCATTCCCGAGGAGTACTCCGTACCGGCGCTCGCGTCTCGAATTCACCGCAAACCCGTGTTTAGGGATCGCGTAAACAAAGCGCGCTTCATCGCCAAGAGCGGCGCGTGTAACTTAGCGCACAAGAACATACGCGAGCAAGGCAGATTTCTACAGGATGTATTTACCACTTTGGTGGATCTCAAATGGCGTTTTACCCTGGTCATCTTCACCATGACTTTCCTGTGCAGCTGGCTGTTGTTTGCTATGCTATGGTGGTTGGTGGCTTTTGGGCACGGGGATTTGGACAAAAATCGTACTGGCAGAGAGCAATGTGTCACAAATGTCAA TTCCTTCACTTCTGCCTTCCTCTTCTCCATCGAGGTGCAGGTCACCATAGGTTTTGGGGGACGCATGATAACCGAGGAGTGTACTTTAGCTATAACTCTTCTCATATTACAAAACATCGGAGGACTTATCATTAATGCCATAATGCTCGGTTGCATCTTCATGAAAACAGCCCAATCCCACCGGCGGGCCGAGACCCTCATCTTCAGCCGTCAAGCTGTAATCGCCGTGCGCAACAACCGCTTGTGTTTCATGATCCGGGTGGGAGACCTGCGCAAAAGCATGATCATCAATGCTGTAGTGCGCCTTCAGGTGGTCCGAAAGACCACCACACCGGAAGGAGAGGTCATACCTATCCATCAGATCGACGTGCAAACGGAAAGCGCAGTGGCCAGCAACAACATCTTCCTATTGGCACCCTTAATCATATGTCACGTCATTGACAAAGACAGTCCTCTTTACGATCTCTCGGCCATGGAGTTGCCATGTAGTGATCTAGAGGTTATTGTCATACTGGAAGGCGTGGTGGAGACCACGGGCATCACCACTCAGGCGCGCACTTCATACGTGGCCGAGGAAATCCTATGGGGCCAGCGCTTCGTGCCAATAGTGACCGAAGAAGAGGGTGTGTACTCGGTGGACTATTCAAAGTTTGGCAACACCGTCAAGGTGGCCACTCCGCCCTGCAGCGCCCGTGAGCTGGACGAGAAGCCCTCGATCCTAATCCAGACGCTGCAGAAGAGCGAGCTGTCGCATCAGAACTCTTTGCGCAAAAGGAACTCAATGCGCCGCAACAACTCAATACGCAAAAACAACACGATGCGCCGCAACAATTCGGGCCTCTCCGTGCCCAAAGTGCAGTTCCTGACACCGGAGGGTGGGCCAAGCATTGTCACGTGA